The following are encoded together in the Planctomycetota bacterium genome:
- a CDS encoding beta-galactosidase codes for MNTDQHHSWRPALALVVALVIPSVALAQEPSEIPHQSPETYLETDAETKPLVVFDEDYVPNVGANTVATLVQGDAAGRGLRLDVAAAPGRFPGVVIEAPEGRWDLSAWQFINVDIENVGDTRIRLGLRADNPGADDDESLRTFTLDEVVPGETKTITLRLYATQWALDPPMSLVGMRVTPGEAAIDARDVVKLILFSVGPKQDESFVLRNVRAEGKVQMVDSSQFLPFVDRYGQFVHADWLGKAMTDDDLVAQRESEEAELAAMPGPDNFNRFGGWKDGPKLEATGHFRVAKHDGKWWLVDPDGRLFFSTGPDCVDVRFGGETGIEHREAYFAWIPDEDDPFFKHSNVNAGWAPHGFYKERLPYRMFDFHNANLERKYGEGWREAFGDIAHRRIRSWGMNTIAAWGDPIIYRQQKTAYATHVWVSGATPIAGSTGYWGQFPDVFDPEYRQIVRSAIARYEQEQTDPWNIGYFVDNEKAWGNTTDLAVATLTSPAEQAAKVVFVDDLKANYDDIEALNAAWGTDYASWDDLLQRTEAPPSLELARADLERFYELLCDTYFRTIKEEISAVAPDKLYLGVRFAWRNDIAVRASAKHCDVVSYNIYRYSIEDLRLPDGIDRPIIIGEFGFGAEDAGGFASSNTKAVDQAQRGEFYQAYIRSALNHPQVVGAHWFQYVDQSLAGRPDQENFNAGMVTVTDYPHAGLIDGIREIGCQMYEVRAGLEE; via the coding sequence GTGAATACAGATCAGCATCACTCGTGGCGGCCGGCGCTTGCCCTTGTCGTCGCACTCGTCATCCCCAGCGTTGCGCTGGCTCAGGAACCATCTGAGATTCCCCACCAGTCGCCAGAGACCTACCTGGAGACCGACGCGGAGACGAAGCCTCTGGTGGTCTTCGACGAGGACTACGTGCCGAACGTCGGTGCAAACACCGTCGCCACGCTCGTGCAGGGAGATGCGGCAGGTCGTGGTCTGCGTCTTGATGTTGCCGCAGCGCCAGGGAGGTTCCCGGGTGTCGTGATCGAAGCCCCAGAGGGCAGGTGGGACCTGTCGGCCTGGCAGTTCATCAACGTCGACATCGAGAACGTCGGTGACACGCGTATTCGACTCGGCCTGCGCGCGGACAATCCCGGTGCCGACGACGATGAGAGCCTCCGCACCTTCACGCTCGATGAGGTCGTGCCGGGCGAGACCAAGACGATCACCCTGCGGCTGTACGCGACGCAATGGGCTCTGGATCCGCCGATGTCGCTCGTCGGAATGCGGGTGACGCCCGGTGAGGCCGCCATCGACGCGCGCGACGTGGTCAAGCTCATTCTGTTCTCTGTCGGACCGAAGCAAGACGAGTCTTTCGTGCTCCGGAATGTCCGTGCCGAGGGCAAGGTGCAGATGGTCGACTCGTCGCAGTTCCTGCCGTTCGTCGATCGCTACGGGCAGTTCGTTCACGCCGACTGGCTCGGGAAGGCGATGACCGACGACGACCTGGTGGCCCAGCGGGAATCCGAGGAGGCCGAGCTGGCCGCGATGCCCGGCCCCGACAACTTCAACCGTTTCGGCGGGTGGAAGGACGGTCCCAAGCTTGAAGCGACCGGGCACTTCCGCGTAGCGAAGCACGACGGGAAGTGGTGGCTGGTCGACCCGGATGGTCGGCTCTTCTTCTCCACCGGCCCGGACTGCGTCGACGTGCGCTTCGGCGGTGAGACTGGCATCGAACACCGCGAGGCGTACTTCGCCTGGATTCCTGACGAAGACGACCCGTTCTTCAAGCACTCGAACGTGAACGCGGGCTGGGCCCCGCACGGCTTCTATAAGGAGCGATTGCCGTATCGCATGTTCGACTTCCACAACGCCAACCTGGAACGCAAGTACGGCGAGGGCTGGCGTGAGGCGTTTGGGGACATCGCCCATCGGCGTATCCGCAGCTGGGGAATGAACACGATCGCTGCTTGGGGTGACCCAATCATCTATCGCCAGCAAAAAACGGCCTACGCCACACACGTGTGGGTCTCGGGCGCGACGCCGATTGCGGGTTCCACCGGATACTGGGGCCAGTTCCCAGACGTCTTTGACCCGGAGTATCGCCAAATCGTTCGTTCCGCCATCGCTCGCTACGAGCAGGAGCAGACCGACCCCTGGAACATTGGCTACTTCGTCGACAACGAGAAGGCGTGGGGCAACACGACCGATCTCGCTGTCGCCACGCTCACGAGCCCAGCCGAACAGGCCGCCAAAGTCGTGTTCGTGGACGACCTGAAGGCCAACTACGACGACATCGAGGCGCTCAACGCGGCTTGGGGCACGGACTACGCGTCGTGGGACGACCTGCTCCAACGCACCGAAGCGCCGCCAAGCCTCGAGCTGGCACGCGCGGACCTCGAACGCTTCTACGAGCTGCTTTGCGACACGTACTTCCGGACGATCAAGGAAGAGATCAGCGCCGTTGCACCGGACAAGCTCTACCTCGGCGTCCGCTTTGCGTGGCGAAACGACATTGCTGTTCGCGCCTCCGCCAAGCACTGCGATGTCGTCAGCTACAACATCTACAGGTATTCGATCGAAGACCTGAGGCTTCCCGACGGCATCGATCGGCCGATCATCATCGGCGAGTTCGGCTTCGGGGCCGAAGATGCCGGTGGTTTCGCTTCCTCCAACACCAAGGCCGTTGACCAGGCCCAGCGGGGCGAGTTCTATCAGGCGTACATCCGCAGTGCCTTGAACCACCCGCAGGTCGTGGGGGCGCACTGGTTCCAGTACGTCGACCAGTCCCTCGCTGGTCGACCCGACCAGGAGAACTTCAACGCCGGGATGGTCACCGTCACCGACTACCCCCACGCCGGCCTGATCGACGGCATCCGTGAGATCGGGTGTCAGATGTACGAAGTACGGGCTGGTCTTGAGGAGTAG
- a CDS encoding phytanoyl-CoA dioxygenase family protein — protein MNTTASSIPGIDHHGAQDYPDGLYTVTKTAELLPDLSAVDDAALRFYEEKGYLAFEKAFDALAIDAAIAAISDLVMGRNPDFNNIMLEASAADVDVESHDDNARADLVRKLTAFGRYDERLNAIVNDPELMKLLRILVQDEPTCVQEMALLKPPGGGREKPWHQDHAYFNYPQGTRIAGVWIALDEARLDNGCMHLVESTHHEIIPHFNRRDWQICDSHVMGLPTVAVPLPPGGALVFSGLLMHGTPANFSGHRRRALQFHYTGAGAQGCDTETRLALFGSEGRDVEC, from the coding sequence ATGAACACGACGGCAAGCTCGATCCCAGGCATCGACCACCACGGCGCACAGGATTACCCAGACGGCCTGTACACGGTTACGAAGACCGCTGAGCTTTTGCCCGACCTGTCGGCCGTCGACGACGCAGCGCTCCGGTTCTACGAGGAAAAGGGGTACCTCGCGTTTGAAAAGGCATTCGACGCCCTGGCCATCGATGCGGCGATCGCTGCGATCAGCGATCTGGTCATGGGACGCAACCCGGACTTCAACAACATCATGCTCGAGGCATCCGCGGCAGACGTGGATGTGGAAAGCCACGACGACAACGCCCGTGCCGACCTGGTCCGAAAGCTCACGGCCTTCGGGCGTTACGACGAGCGATTGAATGCGATCGTGAACGATCCGGAGCTCATGAAGCTCCTGCGCATCCTCGTACAAGACGAACCGACGTGCGTCCAGGAGATGGCTCTGCTCAAGCCACCGGGTGGCGGCCGTGAGAAGCCGTGGCATCAAGACCATGCCTACTTCAACTACCCCCAAGGCACCCGCATCGCCGGGGTGTGGATCGCACTGGACGAGGCCCGCTTGGACAACGGGTGCATGCACCTCGTGGAGTCGACACACCACGAGATCATCCCGCACTTCAACCGGCGAGACTGGCAGATCTGCGACAGCCACGTCATGGGCTTGCCGACAGTGGCCGTGCCGCTTCCGCCTGGCGGGGCGTTGGTCTTCTCGGGGTTGCTGATGCACGGCACGCCAGCCAACTTCAGCGGACATCGCCGCCGAGCACTGCAGTTCCACTACACGGGCGCCGGCGCTCAAGGCTGCGACACGGAGACGCGGCTGGCCCTCTTCGGTAGCGAAGGGCGCGATGTCGAATGTTGA
- a CDS encoding AraC family transcriptional regulator, with protein MHWSDTGVVWKMNRCSRSYPEPGWSIGREWSRQLVDLDLWLVLRGRGWMQYDAQRIELRRGVAIVARPGSTFEAEQDLDDRLCVDAIHFDLLDSRGERLPTFALPPRVMSVPDLVLAEAVSRRLRERPYLRPRTHLATDDPVARALLRGLLLDLEDHTLDETPTGASSETHLHRVMVQHALTMIHESFRGPLRVADLAQAMGYSADHFGRIFRSITGQTPQAAMIQARLDRARHLLKATPMSIAQIAESLGYSDVFFFSRQFKKFVGASPSQFRRSGLSKSH; from the coding sequence ATGCACTGGTCCGACACGGGTGTCGTCTGGAAGATGAACCGCTGCTCGCGGAGCTACCCGGAGCCCGGCTGGTCGATTGGCCGCGAGTGGTCCCGGCAGCTGGTCGATCTGGACCTGTGGCTGGTCCTTAGGGGACGCGGCTGGATGCAGTACGACGCGCAGCGGATTGAGCTACGTCGCGGTGTTGCGATCGTCGCCCGCCCGGGCAGCACGTTCGAAGCCGAGCAGGATCTCGACGATCGACTCTGTGTCGATGCGATTCACTTCGATTTGCTCGACAGCCGCGGAGAACGGTTGCCGACGTTCGCGCTGCCGCCGCGCGTGATGAGTGTGCCGGACTTGGTCCTGGCCGAGGCTGTTTCTCGCCGGCTGCGTGAACGCCCGTACCTGCGTCCACGGACCCATCTGGCGACAGACGATCCGGTTGCGCGAGCCCTTCTTCGAGGACTCCTTCTGGATCTTGAAGATCACACACTCGACGAAACGCCGACGGGGGCGTCGAGCGAGACGCATCTGCACCGCGTCATGGTCCAGCACGCCTTGACGATGATCCACGAGAGCTTCCGGGGACCGTTGCGTGTCGCCGACCTTGCGCAAGCGATGGGCTACAGCGCTGACCACTTTGGCCGAATCTTCCGCAGCATCACCGGCCAGACGCCCCAAGCCGCGATGATCCAGGCGCGGCTGGACCGCGCACGCCACCTGCTCAAAGCAACGCCGATGTCCATCGCGCAGATCGCCGAGTCGCTCGGCTATTCCGACGTCTTCTTCTTCTCGCGCCAGTTCAAAAAGTTCGTCGGCGCATCGCCTTCGCAGTTCCGCAGGAGCGGTTTATCAAAATCCCATTGA
- a CDS encoding FAD-linked oxidase C-terminal domain-containing protein, which translates to ICTAEGRLVEIDNAGGFDLAGVVCGSEGTLGLVVEVVAKLTPIRTAFRTIVATFGSQADACDAVGDIVGAGHLPAAMEMLDGRMVKVVEDIFHLGIDPAAEAMLLIELDDPAPILDRACDEVCDLLRGRDALTVETASDAARKAELWTARKKAFGAIGRISPSYCTQDACVPRSKLAEVLAKVDEIGKRRGLSINNVFHAGDGNVHPIFLYDDRNQAEIDNVLIAAEEVLQACIDAGGTITGEHGVGLEKLTMMPRLFDDATLEAFRSTKRAFDPGGRFNSGKLLPAVGEAMQKPTSPGRKVPQ; encoded by the coding sequence ATCTGCACGGCCGAGGGCAGGCTCGTCGAGATCGACAACGCGGGAGGCTTCGACCTTGCGGGTGTCGTCTGTGGCAGCGAAGGAACGCTCGGCCTCGTCGTCGAGGTCGTCGCGAAGCTTACGCCCATCCGCACTGCGTTCCGCACGATCGTCGCGACCTTTGGCAGCCAGGCCGATGCGTGTGACGCCGTCGGCGACATCGTCGGTGCCGGCCATCTGCCCGCGGCGATGGAAATGCTCGACGGCCGGATGGTGAAGGTCGTCGAGGACATCTTCCACCTCGGCATCGACCCGGCGGCAGAAGCGATGCTGCTCATCGAGCTCGACGATCCAGCGCCCATCCTCGATCGCGCCTGTGACGAAGTCTGCGACCTGCTTCGCGGTCGAGACGCCTTGACGGTCGAGACAGCCTCCGACGCTGCTCGCAAGGCGGAGCTCTGGACCGCACGCAAGAAGGCCTTCGGTGCCATCGGCCGGATTAGCCCAAGTTACTGCACGCAAGACGCATGCGTCCCGCGGAGCAAACTGGCTGAGGTGCTGGCCAAGGTCGACGAGATCGGCAAGCGACGTGGCCTGTCGATCAACAACGTCTTCCACGCCGGTGACGGCAACGTGCACCCGATCTTCCTGTACGACGACCGAAATCAGGCCGAGATTGACAACGTCCTGATCGCGGCCGAGGAGGTCTTGCAAGCCTGCATCGACGCTGGCGGGACGATCACGGGCGAGCATGGCGTGGGCCTGGAGAAGCTCACGATGATGCCGCGACTGTTCGACGACGCGACGCTCGAAGCCTTCCGATCGACAAAACGGGCGTTCGATCCGGGTGGGCGGTTCAACAGCGGGAAGCTGCTGCCGGCTGTCGGGGAAGCGATGCAAAAACCGACGTCGCCCGGGAGGAAGGTTCCCCAGTGA
- a CDS encoding PEP-CTERM sorting domain-containing protein (PEP-CTERM proteins occur, often in large numbers, in the proteomes of bacteria that also encode an exosortase, a predicted intramembrane cysteine proteinase. The presence of a PEP-CTERM domain at a protein's C-terminus predicts cleavage within the sorting domain, followed by covalent anchoring to some some component of the (usually Gram-negative) cell surface. Many PEP-CTERM proteins exhibit an unusual sequence composition that includes large numbers of potential glycosylation sites. Expression of one such protein has been shown restore the ability of a bacterium to form floc, a type of biofilm.), translated as MKNTMLAGAAVLVAGGSVASAQNLEVLLEVDLTVAGEVTITATDGLSAIDASGSDTTGFYLAEFYTSDLGGALTSTLVAGDLTSANETTDTTPLLFRGTFPGVDTGLNVFSYTDDLSSTFTAGSVAFSGSGTWTVADSDDIADLLGANLSGEIYFPADTGDDITGLAPLGLYTVIVPEPTTAGLLGVVSLGLLRRRRA; from the coding sequence ATGAAAAACACGATGCTTGCAGGCGCGGCCGTTCTGGTCGCTGGTGGTTCCGTTGCTTCGGCACAGAACTTGGAAGTTCTCCTCGAAGTCGACCTGACGGTCGCCGGCGAAGTCACCATCACTGCCACCGACGGGCTGTCGGCGATCGACGCGTCCGGCTCCGACACGACCGGCTTCTACCTCGCCGAGTTTTACACGTCTGACTTAGGTGGAGCTCTGACGTCGACGCTGGTTGCAGGTGACCTGACCAGCGCAAATGAAACGACCGACACGACTCCTCTGCTGTTTCGCGGAACATTCCCTGGCGTGGACACCGGGCTGAATGTGTTCTCTTACACGGACGACCTGAGTTCAACGTTCACCGCCGGTAGCGTGGCGTTCAGTGGGTCCGGAACGTGGACCGTTGCCGATTCGGACGACATCGCTGACCTTCTTGGTGCGAACCTTTCTGGGGAGATCTACTTCCCGGCTGATACCGGCGACGACATTACCGGCCTCGCACCGCTCGGCCTGTACACGGTCATCGTGCCCGAGCCGACCACCGCCGGCCTGCTCGGCGTCGTCAGCCTCGGCCTGCTCCGCCGTCGTCGCGCCTGA